The following proteins are co-located in the Telopea speciosissima isolate NSW1024214 ecotype Mountain lineage chromosome 9, Tspe_v1, whole genome shotgun sequence genome:
- the LOC122639801 gene encoding BTB/POZ domain-containing protein At5g47800-like: MKFMKIGNRSDTFYTDEGKRSVSSDVPSDLLIQINNTTYLLHKFPLLPKCGLLQRLCCNAGNPSKVPLELHDVPGEEEAFELCAKFCYGITINLSAHNFVLAFSAAKFLGMTESVEKGNFVLKLEIFFKSCILEGWKDSIVTLQTTEKLLECAQNLGLIRQCIDSISEKILTHPSKVTWSYTYTRPGYKGKHNHSVPKDWWTEDISNLDIDLFRTIIAAIRSTKIISPRLIGEALHVYACRWLPETSQSSPPETSASQTESAVEKNRQVLETIVSMIPAERGSVSVGFLLRLLGKGKILGVSSSTKAELIRRSSQQLREAMVKDLLLPSQSSDRHLYDTDLVLAVLESFLARWQRQTSREDGESVKEIRKVAQLIDSYLQVISRRDVNVPAWKMVTLAESLPEIARPEHDELYRAINIYLKDHPDLSKAEKKRLCRILDCRKLSPEVCAHAIRNERLPLRTVVQVLFYEQERGGRPTPHLPLGAKKFRGEEHPQSIAQGDNHGKSKSGLQDQFGGVESIGKATSSSIVERVHQRTMKSDARQQWDSERKVENGKLKNATSPSIVERVHQRTVKSDGRQQLDSERKVEMGKLRETREEGISRSLSEPKNTRGRSKSANHKRGGDIGV; this comes from the exons ATGAAGTTTATGAAGATTGGGAACAGGTCAGATACCTTCTACACAGATGAGGGTAAAAG GTCTGTATCTTCAGATGTACCCAGCGATCTCCTCATACAAATCAACAATACAACATATCTTCTTCACAAG TTTCCACTTCTTCCAAAGTGTGGGCTCTTACAACGACTTTGTTGTAATGCTGGCAATCCTAGCAAAGTTCCACTAGAGCTTCATGATGTTCCTGGAGAAGAAGAGGCTTTTGAGCTTTGTGCTAAATTCTGCTACGGAATTACAATTAACCTGAGTGCTCACAACTTTGTGCTTGCATTCAGTGCTGCAAAATTCCTAGGGATGACTGAGTCAGTTGAGAAAGGAAATTTtgtcttgaaacttgaaatcttCTTCAAGTCGTGCATCCTTGAAGGTTGGAAGGATTCTATTGTCACTCTACAGACCACTGAAAAGCTTTTAGAGTGCGCTCAAAATCTTGGACTCATTAGACAGTGCATAGACTCAATTTCTGAGAAAATTCTTACTCACCCATCAAAG GTTACATGGTCCTACACTTACACTAGACCAGGATACAAGGGAAAGCACAACCACTCCGTCCCTAAGGACTGGTGGACAGAGGACATATCCAACCTCGACATAGACCTTTTTCGTACCATAATTGCTGCCATCAGATCAACAAAGATAATCTCACCACGGCTTATTGGTGAAGCTTTGCATGTCTATGCATGTCGATGGCTACCAGAGACATCACAGAGCAGTCCACCAGAGACTTCAGCATCTCAAACTGAATCAGCAGTGGAGAAGAATAGGCAGGTATTAGAGACTATTGTGAGCATGATTCCAGCTGAACGAGGTTCAGTATCAGTTGGGTTCTTGTTGAGGCTCCTTGGCAAGGGAAAGATTCTCGGGGTGTCTTCTTCAACGAAGGCTGAGCTTATAAGAAGATCTAGTCAGCAGTTAAGGGAGGCAATGGTTAAGGACCTGCTCTTACCTTCACAATCTTCTGATCGGCATCTCTATGATACCGACTTGGTATTGGCAGTATTAGAAAGTTTTTTGGCTCGATGGCAAAGACAAACTTCTCGAGAAGATGGTGAGTCTGTAAAGGAGATAAGGAAGGTGGCACAGCTTATCGATTCTTACCTTCAGGTCATCTCAAGAAGGGATGTCAATGTGCCAGCATGGAAGATGGTAACTCTTGCAGAATCCTTACCGGAAATTGCCCGGCCAGAGCACGATGAGTTGTACAGGGCAATTAACATTTATCTCAAG GATCACCCGGATCTAAGCAAGGCAGAGAAAAAGCGTCTCTGCCGGATTCTAGACTGCCGGAAACTGTCTCCGGAAGTATGTGCTCATGCAATAAGGAATGAACGACTGCCGCTGAGAACTGTTGTGCAAGTCCTGTTCTACGAACAAGAAAGAGGAGGCAGACCAACTCCTCATTTACCACTGGGAGCTAAGAAATTCCGTGGAGAAGAGCATCCACAATCAATTGCTCAAGGTGACAATCATGGAAAGTCAAAATCAGGGCTGCAGGATCAATTTGGTGGGGTTGAGAGTATAGGGAAGGCCACAAGTTCAAGCATTGTGGAAAGAGTTCATCAAAGAACAATGAAATCGGATGCAAGGCAGCAGTGGGATTCAGAAAGGAAGGTAGAGAATGGGAAACTAAAGAATGCCACAAGTCCAAGCATTGTGGAAAGAGTTCATCAAAGAACAGTGAAATCAGATGGAAGGCAGCAATTAGATTCAGAAAGGAAGGTAGAAATGGGGAAACTAAGGGAGACCAGAGAGGAAGGGATATCGAGAAGCCTGTCGGAGCCTAAGAATACCAGAGGAAGAAGTAAATCAGCCAACCATAAAAGAGGTGGAGACATAGGTGTATAG
- the LOC122640527 gene encoding uncharacterized protein LOC122640527, with protein sequence METDIVVGGSHPFKIEKEHETSSHTELKTEEKRRIPKILAPKINLDEMKKTSPLVVVTPTGRGRLQRQSSVKLNCLCSPTTHVGSFRCRHHRTSSLSHSGGSVGSNLSELAAKSGGSIGNSLHAQ encoded by the exons ATGGAGACAGATATTGTAGTTGGGGGTTCCCATCCCTTCAAAATTGAAAAGGAGCATGAGACGTCATCTCATACAG AACTAAAGACGGAAGAAAAGCGCAGGATCCCCAAGATATTGGCTCCAAAGATTAATTTAGATGAGATGAAGAAGACTTCTCCATTGGTTGTCGTGACACCTACAGGGCGAGGGAGACTGCAGAGACAATCAAGTGTAAAGTTAAACTGCCTGTGTTCGCCTACCACACACGTCGGATCCTTTAGGTGCCGACATCACAGAACTTCCAGTCTTAGTCACTCTGGTGGCTCTGTTGGCTCCAACCTTTCCGAGTTAGCTGCAAAATCGGGTGGTTCAATCGGCAACTCACTACATGCTCAGTAG
- the LOC122639803 gene encoding probable E3 ubiquitin-protein ligase XERICO: MGLSSLPAPSEGVLCILLVNTALSISIVKGIVRSILHIVGIRLSASTLNDSVETASEPFEFHLTPSNTLIEEFQYRTPATRFGSACSCNQTEQECPVCLNRFETESEVNQLSCGHLFHKSCLERWLDYLNITCPLCRTPLLPEEQASCTW; encoded by the coding sequence ATGGGTCTCTCAAGCCTCCCTGCTCCATCAGAAGGAGTTCTCTGTATTCTCCTGGTAAACACTGCTCTCTCCATCTCAATCGTCAAAGGCATAGTCCGTTCCATCCTTCACATAGTTGGTATTCGATTATCAGCATCGACATTAAATGATTCCGTCGAAACCGCATCAGAGCCATTTGAATTTCATCTAACCCCATCAAATACCTTAATAGAGGAATTCCAATACCGGACTCCGGCAACCCGGTTTGGCTCTGCCTGCAGTTGCAATCAGACTGAACAAGAGTGTCCGGTCTGTCTGAATCGGTTTGAAACGGAATCGGAGGTAAACCAGTTGTCTTGTGGCCACTTGTTCCATAAGAGTTGTTTGGAGAGGTGGCTTGATTACTTGAACATCACCTGTCCGCTCTGTAGAACACCATTGCTACCCGAAGAACAAGCTTCCTGCACATGGTGA